ggtcatatgataattccATGTTTAACTTTATGAAAAATGTCACTGGGATTTTATACAATTCTATGTTCTGCCTCAGTTACAGGAACATGATCTTCTGAACTCAGGGAGGCCCTAGTAGCCCTGGGAACACTGAGTGATGTGACTCAGGACAGGAGCCTGTAGGCCATGTTTCTGGTTTCTAGGGCCTTTCTTGTCATGGGGCTGAGATGAACCCTCAGCTCTCAGACAGTGAGGCTCTGGGCTGGTTCTCTCTACAGATGGCCTGTATTTTCTCCGCACTGAGAATGGTGTTGTCTACCAGACCTTCTGTGACATGACCTCTGGGGGTGGTGGCTGGACCCTGGTGGCCAGCGTGCACGAGAATAACATGCATGGGAAGTGTACAGTGGGTGATCACTGGTCCAGTCAGCAGGGCAGCAAAGCAGACTACCCAGAGGGGGACGGCAACTGGGCCAACTACAACACCTTTGGGTCTGCAGAGGCAGCCACGAGTGATGACTACAAGGTTGGTGCCACTTCCCACCCActagggtgagggtgaggagTGGAGTGTGGCTGACCACAAGCCTGCAGGGGGGAGGGCTGGAAGGTGGGGATGTGGGGAAGGGctggagaagaagagagaaatacttgcacctttttttttcttttcttgagacggagtttcactctgttgcccaggttggagtgcaatggtgtgatcttggctcatagcaaccactgcctcctgggttcaagtgatcctctgcttcaaaagtagctgggattataagtgctcactaccacacttggctaggttttgtacttttagtagagacgagttttctcCTTGTTGGCCGGGCtcgtctcgaattcctgacctcaagtgatctgcccaccttggtctccaaaagtgctgggattacaggcatgagccaccacgcccagccaacttaCATGTAGAATCACAACTTCCTCCTAACAAGGCCGTTAGGGCCCTGGGTGTGGTGGGATCATCTGCTGGGATTGGGGTGTCTGAGTGTGGCTGGCCATCTGCTCACCTGGAGTCCAGAGCTCTCAGTCCAGCCGAGGCTGCATGTGTGGACCTTCTACCTCCTGGGACCTCCTGGCCCGGTCAGGCTCAGTGTCTGTTGCTTTCCAGAACCCTGGCTACTATGACATCCAGGCCAAGGATCTGGGCATCTGGCATGTGCCCAACAAATCCCCCATGCAGCATTGGAGAAACAGCTCCCTGCTGAGGTACCACACTGACACTGGCTTCCTCCAGACACTGGGACATAATCTGTTTGGCCTCTACCAGGTACAGAGGGCTGCTAGCTGGGACTGGTTTTCATGGGTGTTCAGAAAGCAAGTGTTAGAGGTTGGGCAGGAATCATTTTTCAATGGGCCTCTCTCCCATGTTCTTCTAACCTATATTTGCTAATGGCTTCTGTTGCTTTTCTTAGGAATTCTGAGCCAGGCAAGAGAAAAGATCTATGGGAGGAgtgggggcctaggggagggatagcattagaagaaatacctaatgtaaatgacgggttaatgggtgcagcaaaccaacatgacacatgtatgcctatgtaaccaatctgcacattgtgcacatgtaccctagaacctagagtataataataataataataataataataataataaattaaagacCTATGGGAGAGGACAGCGGGGGCAGGAAGAGTGTGGGTGGgttggggagaaggagagagagaatgaagtgGTCTAGGCTGCCGCAGAATCACAGCTCCTGAGTAACTGGCAGCAGTACCAGGGAAAGATTCTTATTTTGACTGGTTTTGAAGTAATCTCAGTTACTGAGAAAGCATTGTTTCCCCTCTATGAATGGCAGCATCCCAGGAGATGCTGGTAATGGCAAATCTGTTGTCTTTACTccatgactttttctttctttgtagaaATTCCCAGTGAAATATGGAGTAGGACAGTGTATTACTGACAACGGCCCGGCGATCCCTGTGGTCTATGATTTTGGTGATGCCCAGAAAACAGCATCTTATTATTCACCCTATGGCCAGCGTGAGTCTTTGATGATCCTCTGAACTCTTAGTAGGAAAGGGAATACATTCAACTGTGCTAGGTAACAGTTGTGCATCCGACTGAGGCCTGGTTCTCTTCTGTAATGTTCCCTGTATTGCCTCACTTGTTTTGCATGGCTACCTTTGAGATCTGAACTGTTATTAACGTCATTTTAGGAAACTGAAGCACTGAGAGGTTTAGAATCTTGCCAAGATCACAGGCATGTGTGGAAGAGTTATCAATTAGGGTGAGAAATTTGgctccagacttttttttttcttgagatggagtttcactcttgttgcccaggctggagtgcaattgtgcagttttggctcaccacaacctgtgcctcccaggttcaaatgattttcctgtctcagcctcccaagtagctggaattacaggtgcctgccaccatgcctggctaatttttgtagttttagtagagatggggtttcaccatgttgaccaggctggtctccaactcccgaccttaggcgatccacccgctttggcctcccaaagtgttggaattacaggtgtgagccaccatgcccagccaggctgCAGACTCCAGACTCTTCACTCCTAACAACCCACTCTCAGCCCTGCAGGAGCTTGTTAGGACCAGGCCAGGCCATGTGTATAGAACAACCAAAAAAATGGCAGGACTTTTTCTTCCTATTGTGAGTTTATTTTGTGTGAAGCCAAAGTTGGTAGTGTAGTTTGCTTCACAGAGCCTGAGCATATATTATGGAACTCAAAGCTGTTATTGTTTACATTTGGGAGTTGAGAGtttaaaacaaaggagaaaagaaaaatgtaaataggaACAGAGTGAATACATCTGTTAACTGCTGAAACTCAGTTCTTGTAGATGTTCAGTGGTGATCTTCCCGCAAAGTTGAATTTCTCTTCACAAGCCTCTGGCAGATGAGGAACCCTCTCTGAGGACCAGCTCTTGCTCTCTGGGGTTGGGAAAAGTTCCCTCTTAGCTAAGTTTGAGGCCAGGATGCACCAGCCATTGGCCACAGAGGTGCTGGGCTCCACCAGTACGGCTGGAGTGTTGGGCTGTAGCCTGAGCTTTGGCATCGAGAATCTCAGGGCTGGCCTAACGAAAGTGATTTCTAGCATCTTCCTTGAATGATGTTTTGTGCCTCTTGTTTTCAGTGGAGTTCACTGCGGGATTTGTTCAGTTCAGGGTATTTAATAATGAGAGAGCAGCCAACGCCTTGTGTGCTG
This DNA window, taken from Macaca mulatta isolate MMU2019108-1 chromosome 1, T2T-MMU8v2.0, whole genome shotgun sequence, encodes the following:
- the ITLN1 gene encoding intelectin-1 isoform X2; protein product: MNQLSFLLFLIAATRGWITDEANTYSKEWTCSSSSSLPRTCKEIKDKCPSACDGLYFLRTENGVVYQTFCDMTSGGGGWTLVASVHENNMHGKCTVGDHWSSQQGSKADYPEGDGNWANYNTFGSAEAATSDDYKNPGYYDIQAKDLGIWHVPNKSPMQHWRNSSLLRYHTDTGFLQTLGHNLFGLYQKFPVKYGVGQCITDNGPAIPVVYDFGDAQKTASYYSPYGQLEFTAGFVQFRVFNNERAANALCAGMKVTGCNTEHHCLGGGGYFPESSPRQCGDFSGFDWSGYGTHVGYSSSREITEAAVLLFYH
- the ITLN1 gene encoding intelectin-1 isoform X1; its protein translation is MLFSLPWILFLLINHVYSLRRSYDVTWTEDEANTYSKEWTCSSSSSLPRTCKEIKDKCPSACDGLYFLRTENGVVYQTFCDMTSGGGGWTLVASVHENNMHGKCTVGDHWSSQQGSKADYPEGDGNWANYNTFGSAEAATSDDYKNPGYYDIQAKDLGIWHVPNKSPMQHWRNSSLLRYHTDTGFLQTLGHNLFGLYQKFPVKYGVGQCITDNGPAIPVVYDFGDAQKTASYYSPYGQLEFTAGFVQFRVFNNERAANALCAGMKVTGCNTEHHCLGGGGYFPESSPRQCGDFSGFDWSGYGTHVGYSSSREITEAAVLLFYH